The Aedes albopictus strain Foshan chromosome 2, AalbF5, whole genome shotgun sequence region tccacagttattaattcagggacttcctttgcctgccatcgcatgaatttgtacattgtgtggcaagtacaataatacactatgcccagggtaaagacactgtatgctaaagacacgaaatctgatgattgttgctattgatgatgattgtcgcgtgatgacgatgatgctgtcgagcaatgcttttaaagtgcgtttgacaggtctcctgctcgattggaatgacattgacagcaaatttggaattccaattgaaacatttcgtgtctttgcatatagtgtctttagcccagggagtcgagacaattgtgctcattctgcaaatggagtgacgtgagaaaagtcggagtcgtattcgaggtgagaaatctcgactcgaatgaggtaaCTCTCCATtcgatttacacggcgagtcacttcattcgagacggtattcctcacttcgatatacgactccgactgttctcacgtcactccattcgcagaatgagcacaaattttCCCgactcgaacccgccgtctccggtttggcgatccatagccttaaccactaggctaactagagacccccgCCTGCTTGTGGGCACCCTTTCACAGCTCTAACAGACATACtgccgtcggacgcataaatgtcgcatgttacattttgacattttttaggtttttatgtcaaaattcatattttgataagtatttttgaaatattttgtcaacaTATGTCTGtgatatcagtaacaaattttgaaaacgacgtataatcaatgctacaccattgattatacgtcgttttcaaaatttgttactgatatggTTTCATATATATACCGTCAaccaccgttggtttgaacgacatctcatgcaaaccaacggggtgcaTTTTTAGTTTGCAACCCTGTGGACGACGGATAAGCACACTGCTGGCAGTCTTAtttaatgttttgttttgattctgcgttccggtTCACCCCGTTGCATTAACATGCATGACGCAAAGATGAATCCATTGTAtcaaaacgaactgtcaaaatctgtatccaaacgagcatgacgtcacgatgtcAGCAACATGAATGGAACGCATGGCGTCatcacactcttgaaaattactacttgcaCGCTTGGAACATTTCACTCAGCGGTAACTGCGGATCTATGCTTACTCTATACTATCTATAGTTTGAATCATTTATtaattgaacgatgtgcagattagagggggtcaaattaaaaagtgttcagattagatgcggtcaaaccaacgggggtagacagcATTTTGATAGTTGATTTGCCTTGAATTCAATTAAATGCGATAATAGCCAAAGTTTAtttcgaggtttattttgaaacttcaaatgtgtttttctcgtgtttttctattgtaacatgtgacatttatgcgttcgAGGGCAGTATAGAGAAGCTTCAAAGTTAGCTCATTTCTCCCTTTTAGCTAACATTTCATTAATCCTATCAACAACACATTTACTGAAACCTCGTTGCATCAAGGCCGTTGCTTTTGAATTATGAGATGAATTATCAAACGCTCCCTCAATGTCAAGAAAAGCAGATAGATCAATTTCTTTAGCATTGAAAGATTTTGAAAGTTTTGTAACAAGCTTATGTAGTGCTGTTGGCGCGCTTTCACACCTGGTAACCCTATGGATTGATGGCATAACAATACATCAGGAGAGAGCAAGAAGATTTAGCAGTTTTGAGAAGGAATGCCGCACTGGAAGTGTTGATAGTAGAGAATAAGTTGAAATTTATAGTAGTTTTTGAACGGTTGAAACCAATTGCGTTGTTAAATGAATGAGGCTGATTTGCGGAAAGAAAACTGTAAATTGTAAGTAGCAATAAGTATTAGTTTTAATTATACTTATatgaaaataaaatcaatttcagTTTAAGTTGATCGACCAAAAAAGAGGATTGGTGTCAGCTGTAAAAATTAGTATCGTGATTGAATCAACGCAAACCTCCCCCCAACAAGTGCTGTTACTGATGATTTACCTCTTGGTAAGCAAAGCGGTGTTTGCTGAGAGGATTTTCAATAAGATATGATGATTTTATGTGCCATCGATTATTTTTTCCATAGTTTTTAGTAGTATAGATGATAAGCTTATGGCCTAAAGGATTTTTGCCGAGTTTTATCCTTTTTATTGACCTTGTGGATAACAATCACCCGCACTTGTCGCCACCCTACTGGAATGTAACTTTAAGATAAGATGACTTGGAAAAGTTTAGTTAAAATAGATGTTGAAATCGCCTTTCCCTTCTGCAGTAGTAAAGGAAGAATTCCATCCCTACCAGGTGATTTGAAGGGTAAAAAGTAGTCAATCGCCCATTCTATTTTCTTTTCAATAAATATTAGTTTGGCCAAGTGCAACGGTGCAACCGTGCAACCATCGATCCAGTCTCTATATTCCAGTCGTTTCGCTCAGTATTTCATGACCATACGTCCAGGTTTCAATAACGCCAGTTTCTGATACAGCTGAACTCTAATCTTCAGTTGAATTGATTACTGAACAGGGGAAATGTGTTTTCGTAATCATCAACTCTAATGTTTCATTTGCAGAACTTGTAAAAGACCCATAAAGGAACCCATAACATGGATTAACatgtagggtctccagttagcctggtgattaaggctatggatcgccaatccggagatggtgggttcgattcccgttccggtcggggaaattttctcgactccctgggcatagtgtatcattgtacttgccacacaatgtacaaatttatgcaatggcaggcatagaaagcccatcaattaataactgtggaagtgctcaaagaacactaagttgaaccgAGGCcgaattccagtgggaacgtagagctataaagaagaagaagaagaagaagtaatagACCCATTTTCTTTTTTCAGTGTTCCCAACCCGTTAGAATGATCCTTTGCAGGGATTTTTCTGCAACCTGGCGGTTTCTGGAGTATTTTCAATGCTTTAACATGTATGCCTCCAGTTAATCCTTTTGATATTTTTAATTCTTTATTAAAATTAGTAAGNNNNNNNNNNNNNNNNNNNNNNNNNNNNNNNNNNNNNNNNNNNNNNNNNNNNNNNNNNNNNNNNNNNNNNNNNNNNNNNNNNNNNNNNNNNNNNNNNNNNNNNNNNNNNNNNNNNNNNNNNNNNNNNNNNNNNNNNNNNNNNNNNNNNNNNNNNNNNNNNNNNNNNNNNNNNNNNNNNNNNNNNNNNNNNNNNNNNNNNNNNNNNNNNNNNNNNNNNNNNNNNNNNNNNNNNNNNNNNNNNNNNNNNNNNNNNNNNNNNNNNNNNNNNNNNNNNNNNNNNNNNNNNNNNNNNNNNNNNNNNNNNNNNNNNNNNNNNNNNNNNNNNNNNNNNNNNNNNNNNNNNNNNNNNNNNNNNNNNNNNNNNNNNNNNNNNNNNNNNNNNNNNNNNNNNNNNNNNNNNNNNNNNNNNNNNNNNNNNNNNNNNNNNNNNNNNNNNNNNNNNNNNNNNNNNNNNNNNNNNNNNNNNNNNNNNNNNNNNNNNNNNNNNNNNNNNNNNNNNNaaataaaaattatatattttcaactacggttaataaaaacgtcaaaaattgagtaaatatgtactcttgaaccatatattgtggttcaAAACAAGAAactcgataggactttaggagcctattatcaAAAGTCGGTTCCCGGTAATTGCTCAGTTCACCTCAGTAAAACCTATTCGCGGATATAAAAGTTGGCGACGAGAAAAGTGAACGTAAAATAGTGCGCGTGtgaaaacgaaacaaaaatcgCGAATTTCGCTGGTGTGAACTCTAGCCGGACAGTGGTTGTGTTTTCCCCCTTGGTGAAAGTGGGCTGTGTGAGAACAAACCAGCGGCGGCGAATTCACCGTAGTGCCGACAACAGCCGATTGCATCAGCCAGTCTCACTCTGGGACCGTATCAGCAGCAGCAGATTTCGTGATACGAACAAAACGCCGAATCTCCTGCATTTTTCGGACCGCTGGCGGTAGCAGATTACAGCAAGCGGATAAAGTGTTCGTTGGTCACATTGTGTCGACGCTGCAGCGGTGGATTAGCCATCCAGAGAAGGCTGCGAATTGCCGGTCGACGACGCTACGGATTTCGTTGGTGGCGGTAGGCATTATTTGTAACCCGCGAAGGGCGTTTCGCAGAAGCGGTAGAGGTAAGCGCTCATTAGTCTTTTTGCAACGCCATTGTGTGGCATTAAAAGCAAATCAGTGATTGTTTTCATTGAAACAAAAAGTGAAGAGGAAAAGACGATACACGGAGAGAATCGGTtgtgattttttagcataaattgcACCGTAACGCTATTTTGTTTTTAGTGAATTTTGGTGATTCTACGGAATGAGAAGTGTTTTAAATCatattaaatgagatttttctttatatttaacGAAGGTGTAGAAGTCCATCGGTACGGCTCGGCATTTTTGCAGCTGTTAGGCCGTTTCGTAGTGTGAAGACTCGTTCCGTCTGGAAGTTGATTGTTGCTGACTGGCCGTGACGTTTGCGGTGACGATTTCGTTGATCAAAGCCCGGACTACCGGACGATTTTCCTTCCTCTTGCTGGAGTGTGCGTCCGTCGTGACCTTTCTGGTGAAGTTGCCAGGTACCGGAAATAGGTCGAATCGCCTTTGGTAAGTCGTTTTATTTTCTTCCTCTTATTTTATCAATGCTTAAGAATTGTTTCTATTGTGTGCACAAGTGTTAATTTTAACAGTGAATTGTATTGTTCATGAAAAAGTGCTTTGTGTGTTCATATTGAACAATAAGCCGTAAACGGCTGTGGTAaacccagggccggatctaagggggggccgggggggcccgggccccgggcccccacattttaggggcccccacataaaccttttttggttgctaacagtaactttatttttcatattgctcaagaactgttcgaaaataaggaaaaacattattggtcatctctccgaggggcctccacatccgctcgggccccgggcccccacaatccttaatccgggcctgggtaaACCGCATAATTGGCGGATGTGCCATTTGCAATATTGAataattttaaagattttttttaaaccgaTTATAGTTTCGTGCTACACAATTTTGCTTTAATATTCTGCTTTTATTTGGTTTTAAGTTAAATATCTGCTTTTACTGAAACTTTTTTCATTGGTTTTAAAATTTATAGAAACGATGTCTCACGTTGCGCCAAATATTGATCCGTACCGCAAAGGACAATCGTTTGCGTCATGGTTCAAGCGCCTAGGATACCATTTTCGCGTGAATAAAGTAGAAGAAGCGGACAGAAAGGATCAAATGTTCTTATTAGGAGGAGATTTTCTATTCGAGGTAGCTCAGAGCTTGTATCTTAGTGATGAGTTACTTGATGCAGCACCTTTTGATGAATTGATCGAAAAGCTGAAGCAAAAGCTGGACAAAACGGATTCCGCGTTAATCCAACGTTACAAATTTGGCTCCAGGGTTCAACAACCTGGTGAGACAGCCAGTGATTTTGTTTTCTCGCTGAAACTCCAAGCGGAATACTGCAATTTTAAGAACGACAAGCAGGACCGCATAGTAGATCGCATTTTGATTGGTTTGTCGGATGACAATTTAAAACAGAAATTATTGGCTGAGGATAGCGAAAAACTTAACTTGGTTCAGGTTGAGAAGATGGTGACAACATGGGAAATGGCTACTTCCAATGCGAGAGCATTGACACAGGACGGTTCCTTAGGGCAAATTGCTTCCATTGTTGGTGGGCGAGGAGCTCTCTTGCAGCGTGTAAAACAGTTAGCTCAAAACCGAGGACCAGTCAAAAGTCGGCTAGGTTTCAATCCTCCGTCCGTTTCTCCTGTACGAGGTAGTCAGCCTAGCGCAAATTCCTATGGCTACAACGACCGTAGAAACCATACTTCACAATCCAGACAGTCCAGGCAAGTGCGATTCCAAGAACATCGGAACAGATACCAGGGTGCAAGCAATCAGCGAGCGGATAGCAGAACCGGTAGGCAGCTGGTCTTCGATCAAAGGGTGTGCAGCTATTGTGGGGTAGTTGGACACGTCCGAAGGAAGTGTTTCAAGTTGAAACAGTATAAGAAAGACCCGATCAACAACGTGAATATGGAGGAGCCTGAGACAAGTACCTTGTCCAGTATGATGAATCGTATTTCCTGGGACGAAAAGAGTGATGATTCCGATAAAGGTGAATTACAATGCATGCATGTTTTGTCTGTTAACAATATAAGTCATCCATGTTTACTAGAACTAACAATTCAAGGAATCAATTTGCAAATGGAGATTGATAGTGGCTCCGCTGTTTCTGTGATTGGGAAGAAGTTATATTTGGCTAAATTTGATGTTCCCATTGAGAAAAGTTTAAATAATTTAATAGTGGTAAACGGTTCCAGATTGAAAATTGCTGGGGAAGTTGTTGTTTCGGTTGAGTTTCGGAATATAAAGGCAAAATTGAAACTTATAGTTTTGGATTGTGATCATGACTTTGTTCCTTTATTAGGGAGAACCTGGTTAGATGTTTTCTTTCCAGATTGGCGATGTTATTTTGACAGACAAGTAATGGTTAACAGTTTAATTGACAGCAAGAACAAAGACGTGATGAATTATGTTAGGAACAAATTTTCTGATGTTTTCATAAAAGATTTCTCAACTCCCATTAAAGGTTATGAAGCCGAGTTGGTTTTAAAAACAGACAAaccgatttttaagaaattttatgaCGTTCCCTACAGATTGAGGGATAAAGTTTTAGAATACTTAGATAGGTTAGAAAAACAGAATGTTATAACTCCTATACAAACAAGTGAATGGGCATCTCCTGTTATAGTTGTTAGGAAAAAGAATGACGATATTCGTTTAGTCATTGACTGTAAAGTATCAGTAAACAAACTCATCATTCCTAATACATACCCTTTACCTGTTGCTCAGGACCTTTTTGCTGGTTTGGCAGGATATACTGTTTTCTGTGCTCTCGATTTAGAGGGAGCATATACACAGTTGTCATTAACAAAACgttctagaaaattcatggtaattAACACCATAAAAGGTCTTTTTACTTACAATAGACTGCCACAAGGGGCTTCCTCTAGTGCAGCTATTTTTCAACAGATAATGGAACAGGTTTTGCAAGGAATTGATGGGGTTTTTGTCTATTTGGATGATGTTCTCATAGCTGGAGTTAATTTTGAAGACTGTCAACGAAAACTTCTTATTGTTTTGGATAGATTGTCCAAAGCAAATATAAAGGTTAATTGGGAAAAATGTAAATTCTTCGTGAACAGCTTAGAATACTTGGGTCATAAAATTAGCGAAAAAGGGTTGTCGCCGTGTGCTAGTAAGATAGACACGATTAAAAATGCTAAAACGCCTAAAAATGTTACTGAGTTGAAGTCATTTTTAGGTTTAGTAAATTATTACAACAGATTCATTCCTGGATTGTCTTCCAAGTTATATTGCTTGTATAACTTGTTGAAGAAGGAtgttaaatttgtatggaatgaTGAATGCGACAAGGCTTTTAAAAACTCAAAGTACTTACTTCTTGAAACTGATTTTCTCGAATTTTATGATCCCAGGAAACCAATTGTTGTAGTCTCTGATGCTTCTGGCTATGGGCTTGGTGGAGTTATTGCACATTCTGTTGACGGAGTAGAGAAACCCATTTGTTTTACTTCCTTTTCACTAAATTCTGCCCAGAAGAAATACCCAATTCTTCACTTGGAAGCGCTGGCACTTGTATGCACAATCAAAAAGTTCCATAAGTATCtgtatggacaaaagtttacGGTATTCACTGACCACAAACCACTAGTTGGAATATTTGGGAAAGAAGGTAAAAATGCAATGCTTGTGACAAGACTTCAGCGTTATATACTTGAGTTGTCGATATATGATTTCGAAATCCAGTACAGGCCGTCTGCAAAAATGGGTAATGCGGATTTTTGTTCGCGATTCCCATTAGAGCAGTCGGTTCCAAAAGAGCTTGATTTAGATTGCATCAAAAGCATTAACTTCAGCAAAATTTGTCCAGTTGATTTCACTGTTATTGCTAAGCATACGAAAACTGACGCATTTTTACAAAAGATATTGACTTTCTTGAACCATGGTTGGCCAGAACGAATCGAAAAACAATTCATGAATATTTTTGCTAATCAACATGAATTGGAAGTGGTAGACGACTGTTTACTATACCAGGATAGAGTAATAATACCACAGCAATTGCAGcatgaaattttgaaattgttgCATGCCAACCATGGTGGAATCGTAAAAATGAAGCAACTGGCAAGACGCTCGGTGTATTGGAACGGTATAAATGCTGATATAGAAAAGTTTGTTAGTGCATGTGATACTTGTGCTAGTATGGCAGTGTACCCAAAGCCGAAAATAGACACCAAATGGATTCCTTCCACAAGACCATTTGGTAGAGTACACATAGATTTTTTCTACTTTAAGCATCACGTATTTTTGTTAATCGTTGATAGTTTTTCAAAATGGGTGGAAGTTGAGTGGATGAAAAATGGAACTACATGTAAACAAGTTGTGAAAGTACTGTTAGCATATTTTGCTAGATTTGGGTTTCCAGATACCTTAGTGTCTGATAACGGTCCTCCATTTAATTCTCATGATTTTAAAAACTTTCTTGAGAGGCAAGGAATACGGGTCCTAAACAGTCCTCCATACAACCCTGCTAGTAATGGCCAGGCGGAGAGACTAGTTCGTACGGTAAAAGAtgtattgaaaaagtttcttcttgACCCAGGACTCTTAAGCATAGAATTGGAGGATCTTATTAGCctgtttttaataaattttagaaataatGTGACGATGGATGGTAGCTTTCCTTCCGAAAAAGTTTTAAGTTATACTCCTAAATTGTTAATCGATTTGATTAATCCTAAGCGACAAACTAATAAACAAGTACCATTAACAAATCATACGCGTAATGATGAACTAACCACTGGATCACATAATGATATTGGAAAAGAACCTACTAAAGATCCTTTGGATAGTCTGATGGCGGGTGATGCGTTATGGTACAAGAATAGCAATCCTCATCATCAGGCTAAATGGTTGAAGGCGTATTTTGTAAAACGTTTCTGTAAAAATATTTTACAGATTACGATTGGAAGCGGTATAATCACCACGGCGCACCGAACTCAAGTTAAGCTCATAGACGATGCGAACGGCCGTGCGCGAAGAA contains the following coding sequences:
- the LOC115270198 gene encoding uncharacterized protein LOC115270198; its protein translation is MSHVAPNIDPYRKGQSFASWFKRLGYHFRVNKVEEADRKDQMFLLGGDFLFEVAQSLYLSDELLDAAPFDELIEKLKQKLDKTDSALIQRYKFGSRVQQPGETASDFVFSLKLQAEYCNFKNDKQDRIVDRILIGLSDDNLKQKLLAEDSEKLNLVQVEKMVTTWEMATSNARALTQDGSLGQIASIVGGRGALLQRVKQLAQNRGPVKSRLGFNPPSVSPVRGSQPSANSYGYNDRRNHTSQSRQSRQVRFQEHRNRYQGASNQRADSRTGRQLVFDQRVCSYCGVVGHVRRKCFKLKQYKKDPINNVNMEEPETSTLSSMMNRISWDEKSDDSDKDYDWKRYNHHGAPNSS